The Mesobacillus jeotgali genome window below encodes:
- a CDS encoding F0F1 ATP synthase subunit B encodes MLTMNFVLGAASGLNTGDILFQLVMFLILLALLKKFAWGPLMGIMKEREEHIAGEIGAAEKSRAEAQKLMEEQREMLKQARTEAQGLIENAKKQGDVQREEIIALARTESDRIKESAKLEIEQQKEQAVAAIREQVASLSVLIASKVIEKEISAADQEKLINEYIQEAGNAR; translated from the coding sequence GTGTTAACAATGAATTTTGTATTGGGAGCGGCTTCCGGCCTTAACACTGGAGATATCTTGTTCCAGCTAGTTATGTTCCTCATCTTGTTAGCATTGCTTAAGAAGTTCGCTTGGGGTCCATTGATGGGCATCATGAAGGAACGTGAAGAGCATATTGCTGGCGAAATCGGAGCGGCTGAAAAGAGCCGTGCTGAAGCACAGAAACTTATGGAAGAACAGCGTGAAATGCTTAAGCAGGCACGCACAGAAGCACAGGGCCTAATTGAAAACGCAAAGAAACAGGGCGATGTACAGCGTGAAGAAATCATTGCACTGGCACGCACTGAATCTGACAGAATCAAAGAATCTGCGAAGCTTGAAATCGAGCAGCAGAAGGAGCAGGCTGTTGCGGCGATCCGCGAACAAGTTGCTTCACTTTCTGTATTGATTGCTTCTAAAGTAATCGAGAAGGAAATCTCTGCAGCTGACCAGGAAAAGCT
- the atpE gene encoding F0F1 ATP synthase subunit C yields MGLLAAAIAIGLAALGAGIGNGLIVSRTVEGIARQPEARGMLQTTMFIGVALVEAIPIIAVVIAFMVIGG; encoded by the coding sequence ATGGGTCTTTTAGCAGCAGCAATCGCAATCGGTTTAGCAGCACTTGGTGCAGGTATTGGTAACGGTTTGATCGTGTCACGTACAGTAGAAGGTATCGCTCGTCAGCCAGAAGCTCGCGGTATGCTTCAAACTACAATGTTCATCGGGGTTGCATTGGTTGAAGCGATTCCTATCATCGCTGTAGTTATCGCGTTCATGGTTATCGGCGGATAA
- the atpB gene encoding F0F1 ATP synthase subunit A, with translation MHHEAPLVPFLGLYFNLANMLMITVASAIVFIIAVLSTRKLAMKPTGIQNFMEWIMDFVKGIINSTMDWKDGGRFHVLGITLLMYVFVSNMLGLPFSVVVDNQLWWKSPTADPVITLTLAVMVVGLSHYYGVKLKGTAEYGKEFFKPFWFMFPIKIIEEFANTLTLGLRLYGNIYAGEILLGLLAAGLATDAVTTLAAAVPMLVWQGFSVFVGAIQAFIFTMLTMVYLSHKVSHDH, from the coding sequence ATGCATCATGAAGCTCCTTTAGTTCCATTTTTAGGACTTTATTTTAACCTGGCAAACATGCTGATGATTACAGTAGCTAGTGCTATCGTCTTCATCATTGCAGTACTTTCCACTCGTAAGCTTGCGATGAAACCGACAGGAATCCAGAATTTCATGGAATGGATCATGGATTTCGTAAAAGGAATCATCAACAGCACGATGGACTGGAAGGATGGGGGAAGGTTCCATGTCCTGGGAATCACATTGCTGATGTATGTGTTTGTTTCCAACATGCTGGGACTTCCGTTCTCTGTCGTAGTAGACAATCAACTCTGGTGGAAATCACCAACAGCTGACCCAGTCATCACACTGACTCTTGCAGTCATGGTGGTAGGTCTTTCCCATTATTATGGCGTCAAGCTTAAAGGTACAGCCGAATACGGCAAGGAATTCTTTAAGCCATTTTGGTTCATGTTCCCGATCAAGATCATTGAAGAGTTTGCGAACACGCTCACACTTGGTCTGCGTCTTTACGGTAACATTTACGCAGGTGAGATCCTGTTGGGTCTGCTTGCAGCCGGACTCGCAACAGATGCTGTAACCACATTGGCCGCAGCAGTACCGATGCTTGTATGGCAAGGTTTCTCCGTTTTCGTCGGAGCAATCCAGGCATTTATCTTCACAATGTTAACGATGGTTTATCTCTCCCATAAAGTGAGCCATGACCATTAA
- a CDS encoding ATP synthase subunit I, whose product MEIKDLFTRQRKYIFTLLSLYVLGYGFTSYQSVFAGLIFGTSLSLFNLWLLARKMNNFGDSVVQGKKVRSLGSMSRLATGALAVIVAMEYPDHINLVFAILGLMTAYIVIMIDFFVQSFQSRK is encoded by the coding sequence ATGGAAATTAAGGACTTGTTTACTCGCCAGCGCAAATACATATTCACCTTGTTGTCTTTATACGTACTCGGGTACGGCTTTACAAGCTATCAATCTGTTTTTGCGGGATTGATCTTTGGTACAAGCCTGAGCCTTTTTAATTTATGGCTGCTTGCGAGGAAAATGAACAACTTCGGGGATTCGGTGGTACAGGGGAAGAAGGTGCGATCGCTCGGCTCGATGTCGAGGCTTGCTACCGGAGCACTTGCTGTAATCGTTGCAATGGAATACCCGGATCACATAAACCTTGTGTTTGCAATTTTGGGATTAATGACAGCTTACATTGTCATTATGATAGATTTTTTTGTCCAGTCTTTTCAATCACGTAAATAG
- a CDS encoding AtpZ/AtpI family protein: MRRNKRHPFQAMALMSAILSQLVGSILIGIFSGRWLDRTLGTEPLFLIFGLLIGLAAGVYAMLRLIQHFFSGD; encoded by the coding sequence ATGCGCCGAAACAAACGCCACCCTTTTCAAGCGATGGCACTCATGTCCGCTATACTATCTCAATTGGTAGGCTCCATTTTAATTGGCATTTTCTCCGGAAGATGGCTTGACCGTACCCTTGGTACAGAGCCACTTTTCTTAATATTCGGATTGCTGATCGGATTGGCGGCAGGTGTTTATGCCATGCTCCGCCTCATCCAACACTTCTTTTCGGGAGACTAG
- the ltrA gene encoding group II intron reverse transcriptase/maturase, with protein sequence MLMNLILSRENLIEALKRVEKNKGSHGIDGMSVKSLRRHLYENWDTLCDSLRKGTYQPNPVRRVEIPKPNGGVRLLGIPTVIDRFIQQAIAQVLTPLFDPTFSEHSYGFRPSRRGHDAVRKARGYISEGYRWVIDMDLEKFFDKVNHDKLMGILASRIQDRLVLKLIRKYLQAGIMINGVVYDAEEGTPQGGPLSPLLSNILLDKLDKELERRGHKFVRYADDCNIYMKSKKAGERVMNSITCFIEQKLKLKVNRGKSAVDRPWKRKFLGFSFTVNKKPKVRIANESVKRLKAKIRKLTSRSKPIPMEVRIEKLNQFLTGWCGYFALADTPSKFKEFDEWIRRRLRMIEWKQWKNPKTRVRKLKSLGVPDQKAYEWGNSRKKFWRIASSPILHKTLDNSYWSHRGLKSLYQRYEFLRHT encoded by the coding sequence ATGTTAATGAATCTGATTCTATCACGGGAAAACTTAATAGAAGCACTTAAACGTGTGGAGAAGAACAAAGGGAGTCACGGCATAGATGGAATGTCCGTAAAATCCCTACGAAGACATCTCTATGAGAACTGGGACACCCTTTGTGATTCTTTAAGGAAAGGTACCTATCAACCTAACCCAGTACGTCGAGTCGAAATCCCGAAACCGAACGGTGGAGTAAGGTTACTTGGAATACCTACCGTGATAGATCGTTTCATCCAACAGGCAATCGCCCAAGTTTTAACTCCGCTTTTTGACCCAACCTTCTCGGAACATAGTTATGGGTTTAGGCCAAGCCGAAGAGGCCATGACGCTGTACGTAAAGCAAGGGGATATATAAGTGAAGGTTACAGATGGGTGATTGACATGGACTTGGAGAAGTTCTTTGACAAAGTGAATCATGACAAGCTGATGGGGATATTGGCAAGCAGAATCCAAGACCGATTGGTCTTGAAGCTAATTCGAAAATATCTCCAAGCAGGAATCATGATAAATGGTGTAGTCTACGATGCAGAAGAAGGAACACCACAAGGAGGTCCCCTGAGCCCTCTTCTTTCGAATATACTTTTGGATAAGCTTGATAAAGAACTAGAAAGGAGAGGTCACAAGTTTGTCCGATACGCCGATGATTGTAATATTTACATGAAATCGAAGAAAGCTGGAGAACGAGTAATGAACTCCATTACATGCTTCATTGAGCAGAAATTAAAGCTCAAAGTAAACAGAGGGAAATCAGCGGTTGACCGCCCGTGGAAACGAAAATTCCTTGGCTTTAGCTTTACGGTTAATAAGAAACCGAAGGTTCGAATAGCCAACGAAAGTGTTAAAAGGCTAAAAGCTAAAATACGAAAGTTAACATCCCGTTCTAAACCAATCCCCATGGAAGTTAGAATTGAGAAATTGAATCAATTTCTAACGGGATGGTGTGGATATTTTGCATTAGCTGATACACCAAGTAAATTCAAAGAATTTGATGAGTGGATTAGAAGAAGACTCCGTATGATTGAATGGAAACAATGGAAGAACCCGAAGACAAGAGTAAGAAAACTCAAAAGTCTTGGCGTTCCAGACCAAAAGGCATACGAATGGGGAAATTCCAGAAAGAAATTTTGGAGAATTGCCTCAAGTCCAATCTTACACAAAACCCTCGATAACTCTTATTGGAGTCATCGAGGGCTCAAAAGTCTATATCAAAGATATGAATTTCTACGTCACACTTAA
- a CDS encoding S8 family serine peptidase produces the protein MKRSLIFIFPILLILAAFEPQKLQLPPIPQEDPQTEKIAIVLTKQKPNEQDINNQLKQLKNTKLRRIFTHAINGFSVKGPVSELEKLKKSTDIQFLSEVNTYKVENSAHLPNRYKPSDSFIDNFELIGTDAVHGILDEKGNRLTGRGVTIGVIDTGIDYDHPDLRRSFAGGHDLVDGDDDPMETKGAGFRSTLHGTHVAGVIAANGRMRGIAPDAKLVAYRALGPGGSGTTEQVIAAIDEAIKDKVDILNLSLGNDVNGPDLPISLALNKAVDEGIVAVTSSGNSGPNRWTVGSPGTASKAISVGASTPPMQVPYLDATGLSNKIRLELLQGSDNWNITQSENLVFAGLGTKEEMKDVRDKLVLVERGKLTFTEKAKNAYEAGAIGVIIYNNTKGTFFGNLEESMPIPVAAISKEAGLALKKQLDKNSTLIRINLIEEKDILADFSSRGPVTVTWEIKPDIVAPGVAINSTIPGGYLPLQGTSMAAPHVAGAAALIKQAHPDWTPAEIKAAIMNTAKDITNRNGKRYRTFEQGAGRIQLEAAINSETLVSPGSLQFGKFQLADSMHEHSAKLTVKNTGTSTRTYSFSIPKKEQGIDWELPMSFTLEPKETKDVELAMVASPSLLKEKIHDGALIIDDGKNKISIPYLYVVEEPDYPRVMGFDFAPADNGEAYRYEVYLPGGAEEFGIALFDPDQYRFVGFLDWGRKLEKGMVGKEIPLKNLPEEGMYLAKVFARKQGKESTIDTMIFISKNVRGEERD, from the coding sequence ATCAAGCGTTCTCTAATCTTTATTTTTCCAATATTGCTGATTCTTGCTGCATTCGAACCGCAAAAGCTGCAGCTTCCGCCGATTCCTCAAGAAGATCCCCAAACGGAAAAAATCGCGATTGTATTAACAAAGCAAAAACCCAATGAACAGGATATCAATAATCAGTTAAAACAACTCAAGAACACAAAGCTCCGCCGCATCTTTACACATGCGATCAATGGTTTCTCTGTTAAAGGGCCGGTGTCTGAGCTTGAGAAGTTAAAAAAATCAACCGACATCCAATTTTTATCCGAAGTAAATACCTACAAGGTGGAAAACTCCGCCCATCTTCCAAACCGTTACAAACCAAGCGATAGCTTTATTGATAACTTCGAATTGATTGGAACGGATGCGGTCCATGGGATTCTTGATGAAAAAGGCAATCGCCTTACAGGAAGGGGTGTAACAATCGGGGTAATTGATACGGGAATTGATTATGACCATCCTGACTTGCGGAGAAGTTTTGCCGGAGGGCATGATTTGGTGGATGGTGATGATGACCCGATGGAAACGAAGGGAGCCGGTTTCCGGAGCACCCTGCACGGCACGCATGTGGCTGGCGTCATCGCCGCAAACGGCAGGATGAGAGGGATCGCTCCCGATGCGAAACTGGTTGCTTACCGGGCGCTAGGGCCGGGAGGAAGCGGTACAACAGAGCAGGTGATCGCTGCTATTGATGAAGCGATAAAGGATAAGGTTGACATCCTGAATCTATCTCTCGGAAACGATGTCAATGGTCCAGACCTGCCCATCAGTCTCGCGCTTAACAAGGCGGTGGACGAAGGAATCGTCGCTGTAACTTCATCTGGGAACTCTGGCCCTAATCGCTGGACGGTTGGATCGCCAGGTACCGCTTCAAAGGCAATCTCGGTTGGTGCGTCAACACCTCCGATGCAAGTGCCTTACCTCGACGCTACAGGCCTATCGAACAAGATTAGGCTTGAACTTTTACAGGGTTCGGACAATTGGAATATTACCCAAAGTGAGAACCTGGTATTTGCAGGTCTCGGAACGAAAGAGGAAATGAAAGATGTTAGGGATAAGCTTGTATTGGTTGAACGGGGTAAGCTAACTTTTACCGAAAAAGCGAAGAACGCATATGAAGCTGGAGCGATCGGGGTAATCATCTATAACAACACGAAGGGAACATTCTTCGGGAACCTGGAAGAAAGCATGCCAATCCCGGTGGCTGCGATCAGCAAAGAAGCAGGATTGGCGCTGAAAAAACAACTCGATAAAAACTCGACGCTGATCCGAATTAATTTAATAGAAGAAAAAGATATTCTCGCCGACTTCAGCTCGCGCGGCCCGGTGACGGTCACATGGGAAATCAAGCCGGATATCGTTGCGCCAGGGGTGGCGATCAACAGTACGATCCCCGGAGGTTACCTCCCGCTTCAAGGCACGAGCATGGCTGCTCCCCATGTTGCAGGAGCAGCAGCATTGATCAAGCAGGCCCATCCAGACTGGACACCAGCTGAGATCAAGGCGGCAATCATGAATACGGCTAAGGATATTACCAATCGAAACGGCAAAAGATATCGGACATTCGAACAAGGAGCAGGAAGGATTCAGTTAGAGGCTGCAATCAATTCAGAAACCCTGGTCAGTCCTGGTTCCCTCCAATTCGGGAAATTTCAGCTTGCCGACAGCATGCATGAGCACAGTGCGAAACTGACAGTTAAAAATACAGGCACATCTACTAGGACCTATTCATTTTCCATTCCAAAAAAAGAACAGGGAATAGACTGGGAGCTTCCAATGAGTTTCACTTTGGAACCGAAAGAAACAAAAGACGTGGAGCTTGCAATGGTCGCCAGCCCTTCCCTGCTAAAGGAAAAGATCCACGATGGCGCATTGATTATAGATGATGGGAAAAATAAAATCAGCATCCCCTATCTATATGTTGTGGAAGAACCGGATTACCCACGGGTGATGGGCTTCGACTTCGCTCCTGCTGATAATGGGGAAGCGTACCGCTATGAAGTCTATTTGCCGGGTGGAGCAGAGGAATTTGGCATCGCACTTTTTGATCCGGACCAATATCGTTTCGTCGGATTCCTTGATTGGGGAAGGAAGCTGGAAAAAGGGATGGTTGGAAAAGAAATACCTCTCAAAAACTTGCCGGAAGAAGGGATGTACCTGGCGAAGGTTTTTGCGAGAAAGCAGGGTAAGGAGAGCACGATCGATACAATGATTTTTATTAGTAAAAATGTAAGGGGAGAAGAGCGCGATTGA
- the wecB gene encoding non-hydrolyzing UDP-N-acetylglucosamine 2-epimerase produces MNKPIKVMTIFGTRPEAIKMAPLVLELQKHPEHFESIVTVTAQHRQMLDQVLNIFNITPHHDLNIMKDRQTLIDVTTRGLEGLDKVMREVKPDIVLVHGDTTTTFVASLAAYYNQIVVGHVEAGLRTWNKYSPFPEEMNRQLTGVMADLHFAPTSKSAANLLQENKPEENIFVTGNTAIDALKTTVKETYQHEVLDKLGNDRLILMTAHRRENLGEPMRNMFRAIKRIVDEQRDVQVVYPVHLNPVVRELADEVLGNDPRIHLIEPLDVIDFHNFASRAHLILTDSGGVQEEAPSLGVPVLVLRDTTERPEGIEAGTLKLAGNEEQPIYEMATELLTDQEAYEKMAKASNPYGDGRASERICEAIRFYFKRTENRPEQYK; encoded by the coding sequence ATGAACAAGCCTATTAAAGTAATGACAATTTTCGGGACACGGCCAGAAGCAATTAAAATGGCACCGCTTGTCCTCGAATTACAGAAACACCCTGAACATTTTGAATCAATCGTAACGGTAACCGCCCAGCACCGCCAAATGCTGGATCAGGTTCTGAACATTTTCAATATCACACCACACCACGACCTCAACATCATGAAGGATCGCCAGACCTTGATCGATGTAACGACCAGAGGTTTAGAAGGCCTGGATAAAGTAATGAGGGAAGTCAAGCCGGATATCGTGCTTGTGCATGGAGATACGACAACTACGTTTGTGGCCAGTCTTGCGGCATACTACAACCAGATTGTTGTCGGACATGTCGAGGCAGGCTTGAGAACGTGGAATAAATATTCTCCGTTCCCTGAGGAAATGAACCGCCAGCTGACAGGAGTAATGGCAGATCTTCACTTCGCCCCTACTTCCAAATCAGCAGCTAACTTGCTGCAGGAAAACAAGCCTGAAGAAAATATCTTCGTAACCGGTAACACTGCCATCGATGCATTGAAGACGACGGTAAAAGAGACCTATCAGCATGAAGTTCTCGATAAGCTAGGCAATGACCGCCTGATCCTGATGACGGCACACCGCCGCGAAAACCTTGGCGAGCCAATGCGCAATATGTTCCGTGCCATCAAAAGAATCGTGGATGAACAGCGTGATGTACAAGTTGTTTACCCTGTTCACTTGAATCCTGTGGTCCGCGAACTGGCTGACGAAGTGCTGGGCAACGACCCGCGCATCCATCTGATCGAGCCTCTTGACGTCATTGATTTCCATAACTTCGCTTCACGCGCGCATCTCATCCTGACTGATTCAGGCGGCGTGCAGGAAGAAGCACCTTCTTTAGGTGTGCCTGTACTCGTTCTTCGTGATACAACCGAGCGTCCGGAAGGCATCGAGGCAGGAACGCTGAAGCTCGCCGGTAACGAAGAACAGCCAATTTACGAAATGGCAACAGAGTTGCTGACAGACCAGGAAGCATATGAAAAAATGGCCAAAGCCTCCAATCCGTATGGAGATGGACGCGCATCAGAACGAATTTGTGAAGCCATTCGTTTCTATTTCAAACGCACTGAAAATCGTCCTGAACAATATAAATAA
- the upp gene encoding uracil phosphoribosyltransferase, whose amino-acid sequence MAKVYVFDHPLIQHKLTYIREKSTGTKEFRELVDEVATLMAFEITRDMPLEEIEIETPVEKTKSKVLSGKKLGIIPILRAGIGMVDGILKLIPAAKVGHIGLYRDPETLMPVEYYVKLPSDVEERDFIVVDPMLATGGSAVEAINSLKKRGAKHIKFMCLIAAPEGVETVKEAHPDVDIYIAALDEKLNDHGYIVPGLGDAGDRLFGTK is encoded by the coding sequence ATGGCAAAAGTATACGTATTTGACCATCCATTGATCCAGCATAAACTTACTTATATCCGCGAAAAAAGCACAGGCACGAAGGAATTCCGCGAGCTTGTAGATGAAGTAGCAACGCTGATGGCGTTCGAAATCACGCGTGACATGCCGCTTGAGGAAATTGAAATTGAAACACCAGTCGAAAAGACAAAATCCAAAGTACTATCAGGCAAAAAGCTTGGCATCATCCCGATCCTTCGCGCAGGTATCGGAATGGTTGACGGCATCCTGAAATTGATCCCGGCAGCGAAGGTCGGCCATATCGGACTTTACCGCGATCCGGAAACATTGATGCCGGTTGAATATTATGTAAAGCTTCCAAGTGACGTAGAAGAGCGCGATTTCATTGTCGTTGATCCAATGCTTGCGACAGGCGGATCTGCAGTAGAAGCAATCAACTCCCTTAAAAAGCGCGGCGCGAAGCACATCAAGTTCATGTGTTTGATTGCAGCTCCTGAAGGGGTAGAAACGGTAAAAGAAGCGCACCCTGACGTTGACATCTACATCGCTGCACTCGATGAAAAACTGAATGACCATGGATATATCGTACCTGGACTAGGCGACGCAGGAGATCGTTTATTCGGGACTAAATAA
- the glyA gene encoding serine hydroxymethyltransferase, giving the protein MKHLSQQDSQLYAAMQDELKRQRTKIELIASENFVSEAVMEAQGSVLTNKYAEGYPGRRYYGGCEHVDVVENIARDRAKEIFGAEHVNVQPHSGAQANMAVYFTILEQGDTVLGMNLSHGGHLTHGSPVNFSGIQYNFVEYGVDEDTHTINYDVVLEKAREHKPKLIVAGASAYPRAIDFKRFREIADEVGAYLMVDMAHIAGLVAAGLHQNPVPYADFVTTTTHKTLRGPRGGMILCKEEFAKKIDKSIFPGIQGGPLMHVIAAKAVAFGEALQDSFKEYAQNIITNANRLAEGLKKEGIDLVSGGTDNHLLLVDLRSLGLTGKVAEKVLDDIGITVNKNTIPFDPESPFVTSGVRIGTAAVTSRGFGHEEMDEIASIIAFTLKNHEDEAKLAEASRRVEELTSKFELYPER; this is encoded by the coding sequence GTGAAGCACTTGTCACAGCAGGACAGCCAGCTATACGCTGCAATGCAGGATGAATTGAAGCGTCAGCGTACGAAAATCGAATTGATTGCATCAGAGAACTTTGTCAGCGAAGCGGTAATGGAGGCGCAGGGCTCTGTACTTACGAATAAGTATGCAGAAGGTTATCCTGGCCGCCGCTATTATGGCGGATGCGAACATGTCGATGTTGTTGAAAATATTGCCCGCGACCGCGCGAAGGAAATTTTCGGCGCAGAGCATGTCAATGTCCAGCCGCACTCAGGCGCGCAGGCCAATATGGCTGTTTATTTCACGATTCTTGAGCAAGGGGACACTGTGCTTGGGATGAATCTTTCACACGGCGGCCACTTGACGCACGGTAGTCCGGTCAACTTCAGCGGCATCCAGTATAACTTCGTTGAGTACGGTGTCGACGAAGATACACATACAATCAACTATGATGTCGTTCTTGAAAAAGCTCGCGAGCACAAGCCGAAGCTGATTGTTGCCGGCGCAAGTGCATACCCGAGAGCGATTGACTTCAAGCGTTTCCGTGAAATCGCTGATGAAGTGGGCGCATACTTGATGGTCGATATGGCGCATATCGCTGGTCTTGTCGCAGCAGGCCTGCACCAGAATCCGGTGCCATATGCTGATTTTGTTACAACAACTACTCATAAAACACTTCGCGGCCCGCGCGGCGGCATGATTCTCTGCAAAGAAGAATTCGCGAAGAAAATCGATAAATCCATCTTCCCTGGCATCCAGGGCGGACCGCTTATGCATGTCATCGCTGCAAAAGCAGTAGCATTCGGCGAAGCGCTACAGGACTCTTTTAAAGAATACGCGCAAAATATCATTACCAATGCGAATCGCCTTGCTGAAGGTTTGAAGAAAGAAGGAATCGACCTTGTATCGGGCGGTACGGATAACCATTTGCTATTGGTTGATTTGCGCTCACTTGGCCTGACTGGGAAAGTGGCGGAAAAGGTGCTTGATGATATCGGCATCACCGTCAATAAGAATACAATTCCATTCGATCCGGAAAGTCCATTCGTCACAAGCGGAGTCCGTATCGGTACAGCTGCCGTCACAAGCCGCGGCTTCGGTCATGAGGAAATGGACGAAATCGCTTCAATCATCGCCTTCACATTGAAAAACCACGAAGACGAAGCGAAGCTGGCAGAAGCAAGCAGACGAGTTGAAGAATTAACAAGCAAGTTCGAACTATATCCTGAGAGATAA
- a CDS encoding TIGR01440 family protein: MEVLQLSIQQWKAELNSILTEFNEQVQLKKGQVLVVGCSTSEIIGKRIGTAGTDEVAEMVFGQLRELQDKTGIELAFQCCEHLNRAVVVERETAEKKQLEEVTVIPVRNAGGAMAAYAYKNLEDAVVVEFIKADAGIDIGDTLIGMQMKHVAVPVRVQQKSIGHAHVTLAKTRPKLIGGARAVYEHTKENESC; the protein is encoded by the coding sequence ATGGAGGTGTTACAACTGTCTATACAACAATGGAAAGCAGAATTGAACTCCATCCTTACTGAATTTAATGAGCAGGTGCAGTTGAAAAAGGGCCAGGTGCTGGTTGTCGGCTGCAGCACGAGCGAGATTATTGGCAAGCGGATTGGCACAGCCGGTACGGATGAGGTAGCGGAAATGGTGTTCGGCCAGCTTCGCGAACTGCAGGATAAAACGGGTATCGAGCTGGCATTCCAATGCTGCGAGCATTTGAACCGTGCGGTCGTCGTCGAGAGGGAAACGGCTGAGAAGAAGCAGCTGGAAGAAGTTACGGTAATTCCGGTGAGGAACGCGGGCGGCGCAATGGCAGCTTACGCCTATAAAAATCTCGAAGATGCTGTGGTTGTCGAGTTCATAAAAGCTGACGCCGGCATTGATATCGGCGATACGCTGATCGGCATGCAAATGAAGCATGTCGCTGTACCAGTGCGTGTTCAGCAGAAAAGCATCGGCCATGCGCATGTGACGCTGGCGAAGACGAGGCCGAAGCTGATCGGAGGCGCCAGGGCGGTTTATGAGCATACAAAAGAAAACGAGTCTTGCTGA
- the rpiB gene encoding ribose 5-phosphate isomerase B: MKVAIASDHGGVNIREEIKNLMDEMNIQYEDFGCECGTSVDYPDYALPVAEKVANGEFDKGILICGTGIGMSIAANKVKGIRCALVHDVFSAKATRQHNDSNVLAMGERVIGPGLAREIAAVWLSEEYEGGRHENRVGKIKEYENK; this comes from the coding sequence ATGAAAGTTGCTATTGCTTCAGACCATGGCGGAGTGAATATCCGCGAAGAAATCAAGAATTTGATGGACGAAATGAATATTCAGTATGAAGATTTTGGCTGCGAATGCGGTACATCTGTTGACTATCCTGACTATGCGCTTCCGGTTGCCGAGAAAGTGGCGAACGGAGAGTTCGATAAAGGAATCCTGATTTGCGGAACAGGGATTGGCATGAGCATTGCCGCGAATAAGGTAAAAGGAATCCGCTGCGCACTTGTGCATGACGTATTCAGCGCAAAGGCAACGCGCCAGCACAATGACAGCAATGTCCTGGCGATGGGTGAACGCGTAATTGGACCTGGACTTGCGCGTGAAATCGCAGCAGTATGGCTTTCAGAAGAATACGAAGGCGGCCGCCACGAAAACCGCGTCGGTAAAATCAAGGAGTATGAAAATAAATAG